One stretch of Methanobrevibacter sp. DNA includes these proteins:
- the pdxT gene encoding pyridoxal 5'-phosphate synthase glutaminase subunit PdxT: protein MVKIGILNLQGAVSEHYDITQKAVKNMGVDVEVESVRYAEDVETCDGLIISGGESTVIGKLIHQRGIDEVIKNNDIAVFGTCAGMVLLGKKTDFDQPLIGLMDISVKRNTYGRQKDSFESPIEIFGKEYLGVFIRAPALDDYDHSKEDIKVLSVLDDEIIAIQQGPHLAISFHPELTEDTLVHEYFIRGVIGRN, encoded by the coding sequence ATGGTAAAAATAGGAATATTGAATCTGCAAGGAGCCGTTAGTGAACATTATGACATAACACAAAAAGCAGTAAAAAACATGGGAGTTGATGTTGAAGTTGAATCAGTACGCTATGCTGAAGATGTTGAAACATGTGATGGTTTGATTATATCAGGTGGGGAGAGTACTGTAATTGGTAAATTGATACATCAGAGAGGAATTGACGAAGTTATCAAGAATAATGATATTGCAGTATTTGGAACTTGTGCAGGTATGGTTTTGCTTGGTAAAAAAACAGACTTTGATCAACCTCTAATTGGTTTAATGGATATTTCTGTTAAAAGGAATACTTATGGTAGACAAAAAGATTCATTTGAAAGTCCAATAGAAATTTTTGGTAAAGAATATTTGGGTGTATTTATTAGAGCTCCTGCACTTGATGATTATGACCACTCAAAAGAGGATATCAAAGTTTTATCTGTTTTAGATGATGAAATTATAGCTATTCAACAAGGACCTCATTTAGCTATTTCATTCCATCCTGAACTTACTGAGGATACTTTAGTTCATGAGTATTTTATTCGTGGAGTTATAGGCAGAAACTAA
- a CDS encoding PfkB family carbohydrate kinase: MQSIMVLVIIGPVTHDLVIIGDEESEKIGGATYFQSFVFEKFYKDYLAIVNCSDVNLVNDFPSKDKVNVILKEDTHFFINYYPDKDDMDYREQLSNFANIPIYPNDLKDVLPDEIEGFVLNPLNKYDFPIGTIEYLKSFNVPIFISVQGFLRSPGNEVNDNYEIELGNFNKLNSILEGVSSIFLDEHEANMIGLDFDVDEMIITNGSHGSRIITNNDEIKINAVKCNHIVDSTGCGDTYMAAYISKRLNNYSDRQSGEFASEIASKKLTKSGHY; the protein is encoded by the coding sequence ATGCAATCTATTATGGTGCTCGTTATTATTGGTCCGGTAACACATGATTTGGTTATTATTGGTGATGAAGAATCAGAAAAGATAGGTGGGGCTACATATTTCCAATCTTTTGTATTTGAAAAATTTTACAAGGATTATTTGGCTATTGTAAATTGTTCTGATGTTAATTTAGTAAATGATTTTCCAAGTAAAGATAAAGTAAACGTAATTCTAAAAGAGGATACTCATTTTTTCATAAATTATTATCCTGATAAAGATGATATGGATTATAGGGAACAGTTAAGTAATTTTGCCAATATCCCAATTTATCCAAATGACTTAAAAGATGTTTTGCCTGATGAAATTGAAGGATTTGTTTTAAATCCACTTAATAAGTATGATTTTCCAATTGGAACAATTGAATATTTAAAAAGTTTCAATGTACCAATTTTTATTTCAGTTCAGGGATTTTTGAGAAGCCCTGGCAATGAAGTAAATGATAATTATGAAATAGAATTAGGTAACTTTAATAAGTTAAATAGTATTTTAGAAGGTGTCTCTTCAATATTTTTAGATGAACATGAAGCAAACATGATAGGTTTGGACTTTGATGTAGATGAGATGATTATAACTAATGGAAGTCATGGTTCTAGAATAATTACTAATAATGATGAGATTAAAATTAATGCCGTTAAATGTAATCATATTGTAGATTCAACAGGTTGTGGGGATACTTATATGGCAGCATATATATCTAAAAGATTGAATAATTATTCAGATAGGCAATCTGGTGAATTCGCTTCTGAAATTGCAAGTAAAAAATTAACAAAATCTGGACATTATTAA
- the pdxS gene encoding pyridoxal 5'-phosphate synthase lyase subunit PdxS codes for MVEKGTDILKEGFAKMTKGGVIMDVVNAEQAGIAEDAGAVAVMALEKVPADIRAAGGVARMADPTIVEEVVDAVSIPVMAKARIGHIAEAQILETLGVDMIDESEVLTPADEEYHLNKKEFTIPFVCGARNLGEALRRIDEGAAMIRTKGEPGTGNIVEAVRHMRMVMGEIRTIQKLEEEELWKYARRIEAPIDLVKKTAELGKLPVVNFAAGGIATPADASLMMQLGSDGIFVGSGIFKSNNPEAFAKAIVEATANYDKPEVLAEVSKGLGQAMKGIEMSTLTAADKMQDRGI; via the coding sequence ATGGTGGAAAAAGGAACAGACATATTAAAAGAAGGCTTCGCTAAAATGACAAAGGGCGGAGTTATCATGGATGTAGTAAATGCAGAACAAGCAGGAATTGCAGAGGATGCAGGTGCAGTTGCTGTAATGGCACTTGAAAAAGTACCTGCTGATATTCGTGCTGCTGGTGGAGTGGCTAGAATGGCTGATCCGACAATTGTTGAAGAAGTTGTTGATGCAGTATCCATTCCTGTTATGGCAAAAGCAAGAATTGGTCATATCGCAGAAGCTCAAATTTTAGAGACTCTTGGTGTAGATATGATTGATGAAAGTGAAGTACTTACTCCTGCTGATGAAGAATATCATCTTAACAAAAAAGAATTCACTATTCCATTTGTATGTGGTGCACGTAACTTAGGTGAAGCATTAAGAAGAATTGATGAAGGTGCAGCAATGATTCGTACCAAAGGTGAACCTGGTACTGGAAATATTGTAGAAGCTGTACGTCACATGAGAATGGTTATGGGTGAAATTAGAACAATCCAAAAATTGGAAGAAGAAGAGCTTTGGAAATATGCAAGAAGAATTGAAGCTCCAATCGATTTAGTTAAAAAAACAGCAGAGCTTGGAAAATTGCCTGTTGTAAACTTTGCAGCTGGTGGTATTGCAACTCCTGCAGATGCATCTTTAATGATGCAATTAGGTTCAGATGGTATATTTGTAGGTTCAGGAATCTTTAAATCAAATAATCCAGAAGCATTTGCTAAAGCTATTGTTGAAGCAACTGCAAATTATGACAAACCTGAAGTATTGGCTGAAGTGTCTAAAGGATTAGGTCAGGCTATGAAAGGTATTGAAATGTCAACTTTAACTGCAGCTGATAAGATGCAAGATAGGGGAATTTAA